The following are from one region of the Vibrio parahaemolyticus genome:
- a CDS encoding DUF1097 domain-containing protein yields MTTLLAISITTGILSGVWGWIAISLGLLSWAGFLGCTSYFAAPTSGLKGLATSLITNLTGVFWAMVIIYGSTYAGLEILGYVITAVVAFFMCIQAKQAWLAYIPGTFIGSCATFAADGNWQLVVPSLVLGGVFGYLMKATGLWLHAKSTATSSSLAEQAQ; encoded by the coding sequence ATGACAACACTTTTAGCTATCTCTATTACTACTGGGATTCTGTCCGGCGTTTGGGGTTGGATTGCCATTTCTCTTGGCCTTTTATCTTGGGCAGGCTTTTTAGGCTGTACAAGCTACTTCGCCGCTCCAACGAGTGGATTAAAAGGTTTAGCGACAAGCTTAATTACTAACTTGACCGGTGTATTCTGGGCAATGGTAATTATTTATGGCTCCACTTACGCAGGTTTAGAGATCTTGGGTTATGTGATCACAGCTGTTGTAGCGTTTTTCATGTGTATTCAAGCGAAACAGGCTTGGCTAGCGTACATTCCTGGTACTTTCATTGGTTCTTGCGCGACATTCGCAGCAGATGGCAATTGGCAACTTGTTGTTCCATCGCTTGTATTAGGTGGCGTATTTGGTTACTTAATGAAAGCAACAGGACTTTGGTTACATGCGAAATCAACCGCTACTTCTTCTTCGCTCGCTGAGCAAGCACAGTAG
- a CDS encoding EAL domain-containing protein, with protein MMSISQLLGCISKQVDGQYIAQYEELTLRSVFQPIYKKDLSIIGLEALVRISTADGSMIRPDLFFQSPSISEHVQLNVERLSRLIHIKNFGQSRYRNKKLFLNVLPRAAEMLAKDLSYSHLLKQVICEADLCREQIVMELVELSAGDESFLYKATKELSDGGFKLAIDDYGINASTIERVKCVRPDIIKMDRSLLLKYEDGDFSALIEALALAKELSSKTVIEGIETEHQLNLMKKLGFDMYQGYLLAMPQTLEMYEEAKTA; from the coding sequence ATGATGAGCATCTCACAGCTTCTTGGCTGCATTTCTAAACAAGTAGATGGGCAGTACATCGCGCAATATGAGGAGTTGACACTTCGCAGTGTCTTCCAACCCATTTATAAAAAGGATCTTTCCATCATCGGCTTGGAAGCCTTAGTGCGAATCAGCACTGCTGATGGTTCTATGATACGTCCGGATCTCTTTTTCCAATCTCCTTCCATCTCTGAACATGTTCAACTTAATGTCGAGCGACTTAGTCGCCTTATTCACATCAAAAACTTTGGGCAATCTCGTTACCGCAACAAAAAGCTCTTTCTTAATGTGCTTCCCAGAGCTGCAGAAATGCTGGCGAAGGACCTTTCATACAGCCATTTACTGAAGCAAGTGATTTGTGAGGCGGATTTGTGTCGCGAACAAATCGTGATGGAGTTAGTTGAATTAAGCGCAGGCGATGAGTCCTTTCTGTACAAAGCGACGAAAGAACTGAGTGACGGAGGCTTTAAACTTGCTATTGACGACTACGGCATTAATGCCTCAACCATCGAGCGAGTGAAATGCGTTCGACCAGACATCATCAAGATGGATCGTTCATTGCTGTTGAAATACGAAGACGGGGATTTTTCTGCGTTAATAGAAGCGTTAGCGCTCGCGAAAGAACTGAGTTCAAAAACCGTTATCGAGGGAATTGAAACCGAGCATCAACTTAACTTAATGAAAAAACTCGGTTTCGATATGTACCAAGGCTACTTGCTTGCGATGCCTCAAACCCTAGAAATGTACGAGGAAGCCAAAACGGCCTAA
- a CDS encoding YceI family protein: protein MKKSLFATGLAIAMALPLGAQAADYVIDTKGAHASINFKVSHLGYSFIKGRFNTFSGDFSFDEKNIADSKVNVVVDTTSLDSNHAERDKHIRSGDFIDAGKYSEATFKSTKVVDKGNGKLDVTGDLTLHGVTKPITIEAEFVGAGNDPWGGERAGFVGTTRLELADFDIPVMGSSSYVDMELHIEGVKK, encoded by the coding sequence ATGAAAAAGTCACTCTTCGCTACAGGACTAGCAATCGCTATGGCACTGCCTTTAGGTGCTCAGGCTGCAGACTACGTTATCGATACGAAAGGTGCTCACGCGTCTATCAACTTCAAAGTTAGCCACTTAGGTTACAGCTTCATCAAAGGTCGTTTTAATACTTTTTCTGGTGACTTTTCTTTTGATGAAAAAAACATTGCTGACTCAAAAGTAAACGTAGTAGTAGACACCACAAGCCTAGACTCAAACCACGCTGAGCGTGACAAACACATCCGCAGCGGCGATTTTATTGATGCTGGCAAATACAGCGAAGCGACTTTTAAGAGCACGAAAGTGGTTGATAAAGGTAATGGTAAGCTAGACGTAACGGGTGATCTAACGCTACACGGTGTGACTAAGCCTATTACTATCGAAGCTGAGTTTGTTGGCGCAGGTAACGACCCATGGGGTGGTGAGCGTGCTGGTTTTGTTGGCACAACTCGTCTAGAGCTTGCTGATTTCGATATCCCAGTAATGGGTTCATCAAGCTACGTTGATATGGAACTGCATATCGAAGGCGTGAAGAAGTAA
- the focA gene encoding formate transporter FocA, whose protein sequence is MAVTSSQTHQDFSPKEMMAEAEKFALSKANKTSSMTLGLAIMAGAFIGLAFLFYITVTTGSANTGWGLSRLAGGIAFSMGLILIVICGGELFTSSVLSSISWANKQISFGKMLSIWGKVYVGNFIGAMFLLALVTAAGLYQMDAGQWGLNALNIAQHKLHHTLLQAFALGVLCNLLVCLAIWLTFSSANAMTKALMTILPVAMFVSSGFEHCVANMFMVPLGIVIANFAPESFWASVSVPASQYADLNVAHFISANLIPVTFGNIVGGAVLVGLANWCIYRRPELKAANVSSITNTTQLSSVKEITMKNASFVKDIMNPKPVTLSVGMPVAAALDTLLDNNLTSAPVVDLHNRLVGFFSAHDVMVELWCQDYIPVKDQKVVDLMSRDVVAIDAGDRLVDVVEFLCIDKEQLYPTSSMGIATRLTSLSLEERAKSMKVSKPQVLPVLENGQMVGVVTRQEVLKALRPVFGERLNLVEDKELETA, encoded by the coding sequence ATGGCGGTGACCAGTTCTCAAACTCACCAGGACTTTTCTCCTAAAGAGATGATGGCTGAGGCGGAGAAATTCGCATTAAGTAAAGCAAACAAAACCAGCAGCATGACACTTGGCCTAGCAATAATGGCTGGTGCGTTTATCGGTTTGGCATTTTTGTTTTACATCACAGTGACAACTGGCAGTGCGAATACAGGTTGGGGTTTAAGCCGCTTAGCCGGTGGTATCGCCTTCAGTATGGGGTTAATCCTTATCGTTATTTGCGGTGGGGAGCTGTTTACCAGTTCGGTGCTTTCCAGCATCTCATGGGCAAACAAACAAATCTCTTTCGGCAAAATGTTGTCGATTTGGGGCAAGGTTTACGTGGGTAACTTCATCGGCGCAATGTTTTTGCTTGCTCTTGTGACTGCGGCAGGTTTGTACCAAATGGATGCAGGCCAATGGGGTTTGAATGCTCTTAATATCGCACAACACAAACTGCACCATACATTGCTTCAAGCCTTTGCTTTGGGCGTTCTATGTAACCTACTGGTTTGTCTTGCAATTTGGTTGACGTTTAGTTCTGCAAACGCAATGACGAAAGCGCTTATGACCATTCTTCCAGTTGCGATGTTCGTCAGCAGTGGCTTTGAGCACTGTGTGGCAAACATGTTTATGGTCCCACTAGGCATCGTTATTGCCAATTTTGCCCCTGAATCATTTTGGGCATCTGTTAGTGTACCGGCTTCCCAATATGCGGATTTAAATGTCGCACACTTTATTAGTGCGAACTTAATTCCAGTGACGTTTGGCAACATCGTCGGTGGCGCAGTACTCGTTGGTTTGGCTAACTGGTGTATCTACCGCCGCCCAGAGTTAAAAGCAGCCAATGTTTCATCTATCACAAATACAACTCAGTTATCGTCAGTTAAGGAAATCACAATGAAAAACGCATCTTTCGTAAAGGACATCATGAATCCAAAACCGGTTACACTCAGCGTGGGAATGCCTGTAGCCGCAGCTCTTGATACTCTATTAGACAACAATCTAACAAGCGCACCAGTGGTGGATCTCCACAATCGTTTAGTTGGTTTCTTCTCTGCACACGACGTGATGGTTGAACTGTGGTGTCAAGATTACATCCCAGTGAAAGATCAAAAAGTGGTTGATTTGATGAGCCGTGATGTCGTTGCAATTGATGCTGGCGATCGTTTGGTGGATGTGGTCGAGTTCCTATGCATCGACAAAGAGCAACTATACCCAACAAGCAGCATGGGGATTGCAACTCGCCTAACTTCTCTATCTCTAGAAGAACGAGCGAAAAGCATGAAGGTTAGCAAGCCGCAAGTATTGCCGGTTCTTGAAAATGGTCAAATGGTTGGTGTTGTTACTCGCCAAGAAGTTCTTAAAGCCCTACGTCCAGTATTCGGTGAGCGACTAAACCTTGTTGAAGATAAAGAACTAGAAACTGCTTAA
- a CDS encoding LysR substrate-binding domain-containing protein, with product MRYSLKQLAVFDAVADTGSVSQAADKLALTQSATSMSLAQLEKMLGRPLFERQGKQMALTHWGMWLRPKAKRLLQDALQIEMGFYEQHLLSGEIRLGASQTPAEHLVPDLISIIDNDFPEMRISLGVQSTKGVIDGVLDYKYDLGIIEGRCDDNRLHQEIWCRDHLTVVAASHHPFARNPSVSLAQLEQAKWVLREHGSGTRKTFDSSIHHLIEDLDVWREYEHVPVLRSLVANGQYLTCLPYLDVERYIEAGRLVALNVPDLKMERTLSFIWRADMAENPLVDCIKREGLRMMKGKPSVL from the coding sequence TTGCGCTACTCTCTTAAGCAATTAGCGGTTTTCGACGCAGTTGCAGATACCGGCAGTGTAAGCCAGGCCGCAGACAAACTGGCTCTGACACAATCGGCGACAAGTATGTCGCTCGCGCAGTTAGAAAAAATGCTTGGCAGGCCTTTATTTGAAAGGCAAGGAAAGCAAATGGCCCTAACACATTGGGGGATGTGGTTAAGGCCAAAAGCAAAGCGTTTATTGCAAGATGCCTTGCAGATAGAAATGGGATTCTATGAGCAACATTTGTTGAGCGGAGAGATCCGTCTTGGTGCGAGCCAAACACCAGCAGAACACTTGGTGCCTGACCTTATCAGTATCATTGATAACGATTTTCCTGAGATGCGAATCTCGCTAGGCGTACAAAGTACGAAAGGAGTTATCGATGGCGTATTAGATTACAAATACGATTTAGGCATTATTGAAGGACGTTGTGACGATAACCGTTTACACCAAGAAATCTGGTGTCGTGATCACCTTACTGTAGTCGCAGCTTCTCATCATCCTTTTGCTCGTAACCCTTCGGTCAGTTTAGCTCAATTAGAGCAGGCGAAATGGGTGTTACGTGAGCATGGCTCAGGTACTCGTAAAACCTTTGATAGCTCCATTCATCATTTGATTGAAGATTTAGATGTATGGCGTGAGTATGAACACGTTCCTGTGTTGCGCAGCTTGGTGGCTAACGGACAATACTTAACTTGTTTGCCATATTTGGATGTTGAACGTTACATTGAGGCAGGACGTTTAGTCGCGCTAAACGTACCAGATCTGAAAATGGAGCGCACATTGTCCTTTATTTGGCGTGCGGATATGGCCGAAAACCCGTTGGTCGATTGCATCAAGCGTGAAGGTTTGCGCATGATGAAGGGCAAGCCATCCGTCTTATAG
- a CDS encoding DUF2164 domain-containing protein, which produces MIKLERAQKETLASAIQEYMQDELSIEIGQFDSEFLIDFITDKLGAVYYNKGVEDAKAVIERRMLEMSDELYEIEQEVSI; this is translated from the coding sequence ATGATTAAGTTAGAAAGAGCCCAAAAAGAAACATTAGCGTCGGCAATTCAAGAGTATATGCAGGATGAACTCAGCATTGAGATTGGCCAGTTTGACAGCGAATTTCTGATAGATTTTATTACCGATAAACTAGGCGCAGTCTATTACAACAAAGGCGTTGAAGATGCGAAAGCCGTGATAGAACGTCGAATGCTTGAAATGTCTGATGAGCTTTACGAGATAGAGCAAGAAGTATCAATTTAA
- a CDS encoding cytochrome b, translating to METLVKSYNLPARVMHWLSALCIIGLFAVGLWMVDLSYYSEWYRTAPHYHRSVGILLAILTVGRIVWKYVTASPKVEGSRFEVVAAKAAHSVMYLLLLTIFVSGYLISTSDGRGIEVFNWFTVPGAGELFSGQSDIAGEIHFYAAWAVILIAGLHAVAALKHHFIDKDNTLRKMLGASK from the coding sequence ATGGAAACACTGGTAAAAAGCTATAACCTGCCTGCTCGAGTAATGCACTGGCTTTCTGCGCTTTGCATTATTGGTCTGTTTGCTGTGGGTTTGTGGATGGTCGACCTTAGCTATTACAGCGAATGGTATCGAACTGCGCCACATTATCATCGCTCTGTCGGTATTCTTCTGGCCATTCTTACTGTGGGTCGCATCGTGTGGAAGTATGTTACGGCGTCACCAAAAGTAGAAGGCAGTCGATTTGAAGTCGTCGCAGCTAAAGCGGCACATAGTGTGATGTATCTATTACTTCTCACAATCTTTGTTTCAGGTTACCTCATCTCTACATCTGATGGTCGCGGTATTGAAGTATTCAATTGGTTTACTGTACCCGGCGCAGGAGAATTATTTTCTGGTCAATCAGATATCGCAGGTGAAATTCACTTCTATGCAGCTTGGGCTGTGATCCTAATTGCAGGTTTACACGCTGTCGCTGCGCTCAAACATCACTTTATCGATAAAGACAACACATTAAGAAAAATGTTAGGAGCTTCAAAATGA